The segment TCTCACTGGAAAGACGAGATCGCGATCCCGGAACTGCCGACGGCCCGCCGAGAACGCTTTCAGGCGGAGTACGAGCTGACCGAAGAAGCGGCCTCGAAGCTCACCTCGACGAAACAAGTTGCGGACTTCTACGAGGATGTCGCCGGCGAGTACGATCCCGACCTCGCCGCGACCTGGGTCGCAGACAACCTGCTCGGTGAACTCAACTACCGCGACATGGAGATTACGGACATCGAGGGGCGACTCGAGGAGGTTACCCGGCTCGTCGAGCTCGTCGCGACGGACGAGATCACGGCGAAAAACGCCCGCGAAACGGTGCTTCGAGCGATGCTCGATGGCGGCCGAACGCCGGACGAGGTCGTAGCCGAAGCGGATCTCGGAAAAACCGACGAAGGCGAGGTGAAACGGGCCGTCGTCGATGCGGTCGAGGAGAACCCCGATGCCGTCTCCGACTACGAGTCGGGCGACGACGGTGCGATCAACTTCCTCGTCGGTCAGGTCATGCAAAAGACCGGCGGCAGCGCAGATCCCGGCGACGTCAACCAGCTGTTGCGCGCCGAACTCGAAGAGTAGCGACGGAGCGAGAGCGCCCGGGCCCGGCGAGGGGTTCAAATTGTTCGGATCACTAGGATCGCTCGAGCATGGAGCGAACCCCGAACGGGACCGCCGTGGGAGTCGACGACCCCTACGAGTTCGCCGGCATCTGTGACTATCTCACGAACGACGGACGATGCCGATACGCCTTCGATCACTACGAAGCCGACCCGGAGTTCGCTCGCGACCGGGCACGGGAGGACTACGCCTGCCCGGTCGTCGACTCTGGATCCGAGGCTGATAGCGGCGCGCCGGACCGCGAGAGCGACGCTCTCCCTGGCTGGTCCGACTGTCCCCACTTCCGGTCGCGAAATCACGACCGCGAGTGCGTCCGCTGTGGCCTCGAGGAAAAGCGAATCGCTCACGACGACGAGCGCCCGTTACTCGAAGAACACCACCTCTCCTACGCCGACGGGCTTCGGTCCTCGGGCGAATCCGACGCGTCGGATTCTGTGAACCTCTCTCACGAGATCACGATCTATCTCTGTCGGTGGTGTCACGCCAAAGTCCACACGTCCTGGGCGCGGATCACCGACGACGTCGCGCCCGACCCGGACGCGATCGCCGCACTCGAGGATCGCCGGGGACGGGAGTACGACGAACTGGGGTTCGAATCGGCGGCCGAGCGGCGTGACGAACGGTAGGCGGTCGATTGCTGGAAGAAGGGACGAGGCGTGGTCTCGGAAACCCACGGAGGGAAGCGGGAAACGACCGAGTCGAGTCGTCGGGTTCGAAACCGTCGTCAGTCGAGGATATCACCGACGCGCCGGGGCTCTCCCTGCAGGTTCGGCTGTTGGGCGACGATCTTCAACACCTCGTGGTCGGTCACGTCGTAGTAGGATTTCTCCGTCGCTTCCTCGATGAGTTCACGCTCGAGGCGAAACTCGGTTCCTTCGTAGACGACGTCGACGCCGTCGTCGTCGAACGCAAGCGTTGTCATCGCCGGTCGTACGCGCCGGGAGTGTAAAAACGAGACGACTGCGACTCACCGTTCGTCCGCGAGACGGACGTCAGACGGACGTCAGCGCTAACGACGAAGTTTATTACCGGGCGGTCACATTGGACCGGAGTGTGGCCGTACGCAGGGATCCACTCGACGAACTCGTCGTCCCCGACGGAACGCAAGCCAAAGAAGTCGCCCTCGAGACCGGCGGAGACGTCCTCGTCGGTGCCCGATCGACCGTCGAGTTCGGCGTGCGCGGTCGGAACGTCCTCGCCGGCGAGAACGTCGATTTCGGCGGCGAGATTGAAGCCGACGGCGACTGTCGGCTCGATATGTGGTGCGACGTCGCGGCGAACGTACTGGTCGGACAGGACGCCTACATCGGTGAACGAGTCCACATCGGCGGCGAGCTCAGGGTCGCTGGTGACCTCGATATCGGTGACGACGTCGATATCGAGGAGGGCTTCGAGGCCAACGGCTGGATAGTTATTCGAAACCCGATGCCGACGATCGTCTTCCTGTTCGTCTATCTCAAACACCTCCTCCTCCTCGGTGAAGAAGACACCGCCCAGCGGCTCATCGACGAACTGGTCGACGACGACGGAGAACCCGATGCCGAGCCGCTCGTGATACCCCGAAACGCGACCGTCGGGGACGACGCCTGGCGCGTCTCGACGCCCGCGACGATCGGTTCCGACTGTCGCCTGCACGGAAACGTCCGGGCCGAAACGATCGAGGTCGACACCGACTGCGACATCTTCGGGAGCCTTCGCGCTCGAGGCGAGGTCACGGTCGGTGAGGGAACCCGAATCCACGGAGATCTGACGACCCGAGACGGAAACGTGCTCATCGAAGCCGATGCGCGCGTCCTCGGTGACGTTTCCTGTACTGACCTCGAACTCCGTCCGGGTGCCGAAGTCGACGGAACGATCCGCGCCGACGGCGAGATTACGATGGGAACGTCCGAGCGTGACCTCGAGTGAGGATTGGGTCGATGTTCGAGCGAGGTGAGGTCTCGTGGTCGACGCCGACTTCGAGTCGAGAGTTGATGATGGCGACGTCGATGACCATTCCCTCGTGGTCACCGATCAGGACTCGTCACCGATCCCGAATAGGCGCGAGAACACCAAGACGAAACCGGCGATAAACGACCTCGGCGTCCGGCGAGCGGTCGTCTCCGGGACGGTTCCGAGAAATCCTGCGCTGACGAGTGAGCCGACGAGATCGACCGTCAGTATCCCTCACCTTCGCCAGTGAACGGATTTTCTGTGGATTGTTACCCACATCCTTAATATCAACAACTACGATAGAGAAAAACGAGCATGATACTACTAGACATACTGCCGGGATGGAGGTATCCATGCGGTCGATCGTACTGACGAAAGGCGTTCCCGACTTCTCGGAGGGTGCTGTGTCCTTCGACGAAGACGGCCACCTGGAGCGAGGAAAGACACCGACAGTCATGAACCCGAACGACGGCTTCGCCGCCGAGGCGGCCTTACAGACGAGGGTTCGCCACGGCGGGCACGTCAGCGCGATGAGCATGGGGCCGCCGGGGTATGCCGAAGTACTCGAGGAAGCGATGGAGTCGGTGTACGCCGACGACAGCTACCTGCTTTCGGATCGCGAACTGGCCGCGTCGGACACGTGGGCGACGGCGATCACGCTCAGCGCCGGTCTCGAGAAGTATCAGGAAGAAGTCGGTGAGATCGACCTCGTCTTTGCCGGCTTCAAGTCGGCCGACGGGGAAACGGGCCAGACCGGTCCCCAGACGTCCTGGGCGCTGGACTGGCCGATCGTCACCCACGTGATCGCGCTCGATATCGATCCCGACGAGCGCCTCCTGCGGGCGAAGCGCCTCGTCGAGGGAGACGTCGACGAGATCGAGACCGTCGAAGCACCGCTCCCGTGTTTCGTCGTCACCGATCCGGAGTTCGAACCGACGTACCGCAAAGCGTCCCATCGACTGTCGCACAAACGGCTTCGATCGGAGACCCAAGGGCGAGCGAGCGACCACGAAGAGCATCTCACGACCTGGAGTCAGGAGGATCTCAACCTCGATCCGGAGTACATCGGACTCGATGGCTCTCCGACGATCGTTTCCTCGGTCGACCCGATTCCCAAAGCGCCGTCGGAGCGCGAAGCGACTATGATCGAGTTCGACGATGACGACGGGATGGGACAGGTTCTCGGAGAAATGCAGCCGTTCGCCGCGAGCGGAGGTGACGGTCCGTGACGGAGATCGAACCCGGCGAGCACACGGTCGACGAACTGAACGAGCGCCTCGAGACGGTCGACGATGAAGAGGTCTTAGAAACCGTCCTCGAGGCCGAGCAGTCCGGACAGGATCGAAAGACGGCCCGCGAAGCGATCCGCAGTCGACTCGAGGCCGTCGATGCGCCCGGTAACGAGGAGAACGGAGCGAGCGGCGGCGATGAAGACGACGAGAGTGCTGGCGAAGAAGAACCCGACGCGGGAGACGACGAGAGTGCTGGCGAAGAAGAATCCGACGATGGAGGCGAGGAAGACGACGGGCTCACTCACCCCACCCGTGACAAACGCCACGTTCGGGCGCTTGCGGACGGTGACTACGAGGACATGTGGGTCTTCTGTGAGACGCAGGGTGGCGAGTTGCTCGAGGTGTCGCGTGAGATGCTCGGCAAGGCTCGCCGGCTGATGGACCAGTTCTCAGAGGACTACGGGGACGAAGAGCGCGTCGTCGCGTACCTCATGGGTGACGACTGCGAGGGGCTGGCCGAGGAGTGCATCGCCTACGGCGCGGACGTCGCGCTCTACCACGACGATACGCGACTGGAACGGTTCCTCCACAAGCCGTACACCGAAATATCGGCTCATATGGCTCGCGGCGAGGGGACGGCCGAGAGTACGGACTGGCGCGACTACGACAAGCCCCGGTATATCCTGTTCCCGGCGACGAACAACGGACGGGATCTCTCGGCAAAGGTACAGGCGGAGCTCGACTCGGGGCTCGCCTCGGACTGTTCTGACCTGTTCATCGAGGAAAACGAGGTCTCGAATCCCGTCAAGACCGGCGAACCCGGCGTCAAAAAGACCTTCGAGAAGGTACTTCACATGAAGCGACCGGACTTCTCGGGCTTCGAGTACTCGACGATCCTCTGCCTCGACAACCCGGGTCGAGAGTTCCACCCCCAGGGGGCATCGATTATTCCGGGTAGCTTCGACCCGATCGAGCGCGACGACGACCGGGAGGGGGACGTGATCGAACACGACATGGAACTCGACGAGGACTGGTTCCGCGTCGAGATCACCGAGTACGACCAGCTCGAGGCCGGCGTCGATCTGACGGGCCACGAGGTCGTCGTCTGTCTCGGTCGCGGCATCGCGGACGACCCGACCGTGGGGATGGAGCTCGGACTCGATCTGGTCGACGCGTTCGAGGACGCCGAACTCGCCATTACTCGAGGAATCGTCACCTCCTCGTACCAGTTCGAGGGCCACGTCGAACGGTACTCGAAAGAAGAACGCCAGATCGGTGAAACCGGACAGGTCGTCGCCCCCCAGCTCTACATCGCAGCGGGTGTCTCGGGTGCGGTCCAACACAAGGTCGGCATGGACCAATCGGACACGATCGTCGCGATCAACACCGACACCGACGCGCGGATCCGAGACTTCAGTGATTACTTCATCGAGGGTGACCTGTTCGAGGTCCTGCCACGGTTGACCGACGCGGTCGAAGCGGGCGAGACGACGCTCGAGGCGGTTGCGGACGGACATGGAGGTGACGGACATGAGTAACCAATCCGAGAGAGAACACTACGACGCGATCGTCGTCGGCTGTGGTCCCGGCGGGGCGGCCGCCGCCGTACGACTTGCCGATCACGGCATCGAAACGCTCGTCTTAGAGCGCGGGACGGAAGCAGGTTCGAAGAACGTCTCCGGCGGTCTGATCTACGCGGAGGAGTCGGCACCGTACACCATCGACAGCCTCTTCGATGGCTTTCGCGAGCAAGCGGCCGAACGGCCGGTCACGGAGTACCGCATTCACAACGTTGCGGGAAACAGCGTCAAAACGTACGATCTCACCGACCTCCACGAACACGACACCGACTGGTGTGACGCCGTCCTCCGGCGACGGATGGACTCGTGGCTCGAGGACCGCGTTCACGAGAAGACGAGCGAAACCGGCGGCGGCGTACTGACCGATGTCCGTGTGAACGGCCTCCTGCGCGAAAACGGGGAGATCGTCGGCGTCACCTGCGACGAACTCGATCCGATCGAAGCGGATCTGATCGTCGCCGCAGACGGGGTTAACTCCGAACTCGCCCGTGATGCGGGACTGATGGACTGGGACGAGCCCGATGAGTGGTTCCAGGGCGTCAAGGCGGTCGTCGACATGGAGCCCGACGTGATCGACGATCGATTCGATCTCGAGGCCGACGAGGGCGTTGCTCACCTGTTCTCGGGCGACCTCTTCGAGGACGTTCGCGGCGGTGGCTTCCTCTATACGAACGAAGACTCGCTGTCGATCGGGACCGTCTTCCACCTCGACAGCCTCGTCGAACAGCAAGCGGAGCCACACGAGCTGCTCGACGCGCTGCTCACTCATCCGCTCCTCGCGACCTGGCTCGGGGACGAGTACGACGAGCGGGAGTACGCCGCAAAGCTCGTACCAGACTCGAAAAAGGTCGCCCATCCAGAACCCTACCAGGATCGGCTCGTCCTCGTCGGAGACGCCGCCGGCCAGATGCAGGCACAGGGACCCATTATCAAGGGAATGAACCACGCGGTGACGGCGGGTGCGCTCGCGGCCGACGCGTTCGCGGTTACCCGCGGCAACGCCGATCCCGAGGCTGCCGGCCGACGGTACGCACAGATGCTCGAGGACTCGGGAACGATGGACAAACTCCGTCCCCGACGGTACGAGGTCGCCCGCGCCGTCGGAGAACGCGACCTCGTCACGAACGCCGTCGATCGCGTTCTCGAGTCGCCGATCGGATCGATCGCGGTTGGTAACCCGATCTCGAACCGACTGCTAAAGCGGGCGTACAACTCGCCGTTCCTCGTGTCGATGCTTCCCGACACCAGCACGGGCTACGTCACGCTCCCGTCCGTCATCGGTGAGACTCACGGAAAAACGATCCACTGGGACAACGAGATCGAACCGCCGACGCTCGAAGAACGCATCGGGGATCTCACCTACGACACGGACGTCGGCAACCCGCACATCGAACTCGTCGACGAGTCCTACGACGCGAGCGGGGCCGCAGTCGCCACCTGTCCGGTCAGCGCGGAGGACTTCGGCGGCGGCTGTTATCGCTCGGAGACCGTCCAGACGAACGGAACCGAAAAGACGGTCGTTAGCCTCGACACCCAGCCCTGCGTCGAATGCGGGACCTGCGCCGTCGTGGCCGAAACCGAGTGGGAACACCCACGTGGCGGCAAGGGCGTCGAGTACCGGGAGGGATAACGTGAGTCGGTACGGTCCTCGAATCGCCGCGCTCGAGCGCCGGGCGCTGCGCGAGCGCGCATCCCTCGACGCGGCCGACCTCGAGTCGGACGAGGCGACGAGGTTCCTTCGGGACGGTGCCGGGCAGGCGATCTGGCTCTACGTCGAGGGCCGAACCGGTGGCCGGATGGTTCGGTTCCCACCGGCGGAGATGCGAGCTCTCGAGTGCGCGATGAACGCGTGGCTCGAGTGTTACACCCGGTGTTACGGAGTCGAACTCGACGCCGAGTTTACCGTCCGAGAAGCCGCGGAACTACTGCTAGAGACGCATAACATCGTCGACGTCGCTCAGTTACTCACCGGTGTGCCGTCGCGTGAGTGTCAGAGCAGTCGAGACGCTGTAGACACTACGACGTAAGCGAGCGTGAGGGAACTGACGCCTCGACGTGAGCGATCTGAAGCCGTTCGA is part of the Natrarchaeobius halalkaliphilus genome and harbors:
- a CDS encoding DUF5800 family protein, producing the protein MTTLAFDDDGVDVVYEGTEFRLERELIEEATEKSYYDVTDHEVLKIVAQQPNLQGEPRRVGDILD
- a CDS encoding FAD-dependent monooxygenase, with translation MSNQSEREHYDAIVVGCGPGGAAAAVRLADHGIETLVLERGTEAGSKNVSGGLIYAEESAPYTIDSLFDGFREQAAERPVTEYRIHNVAGNSVKTYDLTDLHEHDTDWCDAVLRRRMDSWLEDRVHEKTSETGGGVLTDVRVNGLLRENGEIVGVTCDELDPIEADLIVAADGVNSELARDAGLMDWDEPDEWFQGVKAVVDMEPDVIDDRFDLEADEGVAHLFSGDLFEDVRGGGFLYTNEDSLSIGTVFHLDSLVEQQAEPHELLDALLTHPLLATWLGDEYDEREYAAKLVPDSKKVAHPEPYQDRLVLVGDAAGQMQAQGPIIKGMNHAVTAGALAADAFAVTRGNADPEAAGRRYAQMLEDSGTMDKLRPRRYEVARAVGERDLVTNAVDRVLESPIGSIAVGNPISNRLLKRAYNSPFLVSMLPDTSTGYVTLPSVIGETHGKTIHWDNEIEPPTLEERIGDLTYDTDVGNPHIELVDESYDASGAAVATCPVSAEDFGGGCYRSETVQTNGTEKTVVSLDTQPCVECGTCAVVAETEWEHPRGGKGVEYREG
- a CDS encoding polymer-forming cytoskeletal protein is translated as MAVRRDPLDELVVPDGTQAKEVALETGGDVLVGARSTVEFGVRGRNVLAGENVDFGGEIEADGDCRLDMWCDVAANVLVGQDAYIGERVHIGGELRVAGDLDIGDDVDIEEGFEANGWIVIRNPMPTIVFLFVYLKHLLLLGEEDTAQRLIDELVDDDGEPDAEPLVIPRNATVGDDAWRVSTPATIGSDCRLHGNVRAETIEVDTDCDIFGSLRARGEVTVGEGTRIHGDLTTRDGNVLIEADARVLGDVSCTDLELRPGAEVDGTIRADGEITMGTSERDLE
- a CDS encoding electron transfer flavoprotein subunit beta/FixA family protein; translation: MRSIVLTKGVPDFSEGAVSFDEDGHLERGKTPTVMNPNDGFAAEAALQTRVRHGGHVSAMSMGPPGYAEVLEEAMESVYADDSYLLSDRELAASDTWATAITLSAGLEKYQEEVGEIDLVFAGFKSADGETGQTGPQTSWALDWPIVTHVIALDIDPDERLLRAKRLVEGDVDEIETVEAPLPCFVVTDPEFEPTYRKASHRLSHKRLRSETQGRASDHEEHLTTWSQEDLNLDPEYIGLDGSPTIVSSVDPIPKAPSEREATMIEFDDDDGMGQVLGEMQPFAASGGDGP
- a CDS encoding electron transfer flavoprotein subunit alpha/FixB family protein codes for the protein MTEIEPGEHTVDELNERLETVDDEEVLETVLEAEQSGQDRKTAREAIRSRLEAVDAPGNEENGASGGDEDDESAGEEEPDAGDDESAGEEESDDGGEEDDGLTHPTRDKRHVRALADGDYEDMWVFCETQGGELLEVSREMLGKARRLMDQFSEDYGDEERVVAYLMGDDCEGLAEECIAYGADVALYHDDTRLERFLHKPYTEISAHMARGEGTAESTDWRDYDKPRYILFPATNNGRDLSAKVQAELDSGLASDCSDLFIEENEVSNPVKTGEPGVKKTFEKVLHMKRPDFSGFEYSTILCLDNPGREFHPQGASIIPGSFDPIERDDDREGDVIEHDMELDEDWFRVEITEYDQLEAGVDLTGHEVVVCLGRGIADDPTVGMELGLDLVDAFEDAELAITRGIVTSSYQFEGHVERYSKEERQIGETGQVVAPQLYIAAGVSGAVQHKVGMDQSDTIVAINTDTDARIRDFSDYFIEGDLFEVLPRLTDAVEAGETTLEAVADGHGGDGHE
- a CDS encoding DUF7097 family protein, which gives rise to MERTPNGTAVGVDDPYEFAGICDYLTNDGRCRYAFDHYEADPEFARDRAREDYACPVVDSGSEADSGAPDRESDALPGWSDCPHFRSRNHDRECVRCGLEEKRIAHDDERPLLEEHHLSYADGLRSSGESDASDSVNLSHEITIYLCRWCHAKVHTSWARITDDVAPDPDAIAALEDRRGREYDELGFESAAERRDER